The Salvia splendens isolate huo1 chromosome 20, SspV2, whole genome shotgun sequence nucleotide sequence ttttcaattaatttctaCTGACAGGATggatttaaatattattccttttTAGCTCTACTCTTGCAAAATACTCAaagttcaattaaaaaaatcgggtaattcatttttataatcAAAAAAGTACTCCCCCCTTACGCAAAAAAGTGCAAATTTTATACATTTTCTTTCCATCTTATGATGATATGAAAGTTCTTGAAGTTTGGGACCAAAAGTCCAACCTGATGAAAATTATGTATAAATGTTGAACCCAAAATGTATTTTTGGCTTTATATTGTCTGGTTGGACTTAGAATATATGTACAACTCTTActtttctcttttgtttttttcttaaaagaatTTAAGAATGATTTGGGATCTTTCTATTTCTAAtcacaaaagaagaaaagaacTCATCTAGAACAGATGGAATTCTATATATAGAAAACCTTaaattaattgacattttacataataaaattgatataattGTGGTACAACAAAGTTTTGATCTTACACATTCTTGAATTAAAGGGTAATTGAAGGATTCAATGTCTGTAATTTAATTCCTActaaaagaaaaggataaaACGTAGAAATATTAATCCAATTCTTTTttgttatgaaaataaaatgCTAAAACATGACCACTAGTTAGAAGTTTGTTAAAAGAACaagaacaaacaaataaaaatgagaATCGGCATCTAAATCTACGATTCAATCCTTAATCGAAGGATGGTGATTTTTTCAAACTGGAGTTTTCTTCCACCCAacttattaaattatttctttCTGGTGCTTATTACAGACCAAATCATTAAACTTCTCTCGATAAAACCTTACCTTCGTTGCAAAAATAACAATACTAGTCTTTTCTAACTACTTTTCTGCGTTGTCTTAACATATACTGTCAATGTAATTctataaaaatattagtatgaaataaaatacgaaaTTGAAGTAAATTCAATAGAAAATAGAAGAAGAATAGTGTAGATGAAAATGGTTTCTAGATATCTTTCCTCAGACTCATCCCCTATAAGAACATATGCTTGAACCCCATAGAAATGATGGCCTTCCCAAAGTAGACAGCTCTGCCCTATCCACGTGTAAGGCATCCATTGgtgccaaatgtacaagggcggCGCACCAAACAGACATGACATTGCTGGATCAAAAAAAATGTTGGCGAATAAATATCCATATGATTTGTTTTATTAAGTTcattttttatactattaaagATTTCCAAGTAAATCAAAGATCAAGTATTAGTAATACTAATGATGTGGATAATTAATGCTTCTTCCATCCCATTTTAGTTGATGTATATTTACtagtccccaaagaatatgcactttggataCGATGagtcttaattcaaaattggtaaagtaagtgaaaggtagagaaaaaaagtaattaaagtattgttatgAGTCCCACcatattagagagaaaaaagttttcaaaattggaaagtcTATATTCTTGTGGGAGGGGGAGTATATTTTAGGCATGCGCGCTTAAGAAAATTGACGTTTATAATCAAATGCACATATCACAAATCCGAGTATCAGTTTAATGTGTGTAGGTCTGAAATTCGGGTGCTAGTTCAAATATGTGTAGATTCGGttaattagagcatccgcagtggCGGACGTCAGGCCGGCGTGGATAACTTATATGACTGAGTTGTCGACATGTTAAAATCATATTCGAAGTTCCAACATACAAATTCTGGTGGCAGATGCACGCGTCACTCACATTGTCGTTTGTCGAACAGTTTGTCCATGTTGGCATTTGGTTTCGCCGTAGTTGTTTGTCATTATTGAAAAACACTAAAAATATGAAACTTAAAATATTCTCATTCAAATTCAGAAAGCTATTCAAAATTGAAGTGACAATTATGCCATAATAATTTATAGCTTAATGTAATTGTGTAGGGATTGTGATAGGATATTGACAGCATCTGTTAATGAAGAAAATAAACCAtggggtggtggtggtggcggcggcgtgAATGCTTGTTGTCACGCCGTCCAAACAAAACCTTTGAGCCAATATCAGCCACCCCACGCGCAATCAATAACTATTTTTACACAATACTATAACTTCTCTCTATCTATAACTATTTTGTTTTTTGAGGGAATGTGTAAATTAAAGTTAAATATAAAAGTGTTAGTGCGGTTTTGCTTCTCCTCTTCAATTTCTGATCATATAAATATGCATACATATCACTCTCCCCACCAAATTAACCAACATTTGATAACTTGTTATCATTCATTAGCATTGCATACTCATCAccttctctctctatatatacacCAATATATATCGACACACCATTCTCCTCTTAGtttccctccctctctctcaagaACGGAACGATCTCAAGACCCGAGCCTCCCGGTTAGTACAATTCTCTTTCTTGTGCTCGTAGCTTTGCTCGGAACGAGCAAATTGCTTCCTCGTTTCGAGAGAAAAAAAAGGCAAAAACACAATATACGTGTTTGAAGAAATAGAGAAAATACTCCTACTTCTGTTTTACAATAGTTGAGCCACATTTTCTGATAGTTTTACTGTATCTTAATCATTCCATTTCAGGGCAAAAATCAACAcactaaatatttttctttgttctctaatctactttatcatcttttcatttatctatttattctctttccacttaactCACTAAATACACGGAggaaatatatattataaaaacaaatatgtTAGCTTACTAATTATATGTATATTGTCATAAATTATTTAACAAAGAGTATAGGGGGAGGGGGGGATGGGTACTGAAAACACCTTCTACACCAGGAAGCATGGAGTGGAATGTActcaaagaaaacaacatgctcatgtctctctctctctcctctctctctctaaaagtCAATGTTTTCGGCCAATACCATCTATACTTTTGTGTTCAATATACTTTCTCTTAATCACTATACATGCAAGTAAGTGATTGGCCTATGTTACTAGATAGGTGGGGGTGGGGAACCCCACCCCACCACCCACCCCCACCCCCACCCCTAAATTTCCCTCATAAACCACTGTGTCAACACATGTTATCAAACATTGCTGGGACCATCATTCCATTTGGCTCACGAATGGATATGCAATGAatcatttcatttcttggatcaAAGAGTTGTGTGAATTTCACTAAAGTGCCTTTGCACACATTGACAAATATATCGCCCCCACACCATTCTAGTGCTTTTCATGATCTCTAAATCAATGAAAACCTTTCAAAGATTCATCTAAatacatctctctctctctctatctctttaGATCGAAGAAGAAGATGGACATGGAGTCTTGCGTCCCTCCCGGCTTCCGATTCCACCCCACCGAGGAAGAACTCCTTGGCTACTACCTCAAGAGGAAGATCGACGACCTCAAAATCGACCTTGATGTTATCATCGAGGTCGATCTCTATAATATTGAGCCATGGGACATTCATGGTAAGTAACAATTTAATTTCAAGTTCGAGTCCACTGTAGCGCacctaagaaaaaaaaatagatttccaaattatatatacatatattgtcAATTTGTCATTGCCTCATTACATGATGCTATTGTGTGTGATTAATAGATAGGTGCAAATTTGGATATGAGGAGCAAAATGAGTGGTACTTCTTCAGCCATAAGGATAGGAAGTATCCGACCGGGACACGGACCAATAGGGCGACGACAGCTGGATTCTGGAAGGCGACCGGAAGGGATAAGGCGGTGCTGTCCAAGGACAAGATCATTGGCATGAGGAAGACGCTTGTGTTCTACAAAGGGCGCGCGCCAAATGGCCGGAAAACGGATTGGATCATGCACGAGTATCGCCTTCAAACCTCCGAGCACGGACCGCCTCAGGTAATTGAAACTttgtgattttaaaaaaattaaacaaaaaatatcaaatcattttttaaaattatctaAATTTGGGTTCATAAACATGTACTTAATCCTATATAATAGGATCAATTTCACAATTTGGTAGTTTTTGTAACTTTATTAGTTTGAAAATGGTCCTTTTGAATATAGTGGCATGCTATGTTACTTGAATTTCATGTGAAGAACCACTTTCTTTTGGGGTGTAATGATTTCAAGTCTCCCATTCTTTCTTTCTTAGAGCACtttctaaggttcaaaaactaatGACAAAATTAACTCAATTTCTCTTTATTAGTATTTTCCACATTCTCTACTTTTTGTTACATTTTCATGTTACACCTCGCTTCTATGCAAcgctaataaaaaaaatctcttttattatctttttctcTACATTTTGAACATCTAAACCCTAAAATAGAGAATTCAATTCTTACAACGTTTTCATGTTAAATCTCGTATCTCGTTTTGCAGGAAGAAGGGTGGGTCGTCTGTCGCGCGTTCAAGAAGCCAAACCCGAGCCACAAGCAAGGCTACGACGCTTGGAGCTACATGAGGTCAAACATGAGCAACGCCAGCAgcatcaacaacaacaacaactatTGCTACAGACCTCCATCATATCCCAACATGCCTAATTTCGACCAGAACCTAAACCTCCACCACCAGCCCACTTTCATGGCCAAATCTCTCGGCCAGATTGTGGAGATACCGAAGCTCGACAGCCCCTCCATGTCCACGAGCTTCGCCAACGAGGAGGCTCACGAAGACATCAAGAGCGGCTTTGGAAGCCATTTTAGCAGCTTCGATTATAAGCATCAAATGATGGGAACGACGTCGTTTGACTACGCGAACATGGCGCCGTTGGTCCCACATGGTGATGAGCTGGATGATCAAAGCCATTTGAGCCATGTACTTGAATGCTTTCCTGACTTATAGATGGTTGcaattttatttaggtttttatttAGAGGGAAAGGGAGGAAGTTGTAAAAAATAACAAGACTTTCGTTGGTAAATTTGATCAAAGGTAGCTCTGCCTTTGATCTTGCGACGTAGGCTGATTATTGTTGATTTTGATGATTCTTGACTGCTTTTTTTGTTTGTAAGcaattgtgaattttattataatatgaaTATTATATGTGTTGTTATTGATTGCCTCATAGTGAAGATATAGTGCATCTTTTTTTTCATGGTTTTTTTGGGTCTTCTTTTCATACATTTTTTGAACTATGTATTAATATTGGAAATTAACTATGATAAGTATGTCCATATctgaatattattttatcaagaATCGTTTTTAAATACTAATactgttttctttttgttgttggatcacttgaagatcatctgGTCATTTTCAATATCATATAACATAGAGACATCAACAAGcataaaacaaagaaaaaattaagTACATCCTTAAAAAAAGATAATATTATGCCCCATATCTTAAAATTTtatcattaaaaaataaatggttttatttataaagaGATAATATATCTTTAAAAATCACTAGTATATCcttaaaaaaatgttaaatgaAAATATCTTAAAGATAGGGATGATCTGTATCATACTAACCTACTTGCTATAgtattatgaaatatttttataaattaaatttgtatcGTTTTTAATCCAAATTAAGCTCATATTATCCAATATTTGTATTTCATGCATAATTACACACACTTGCACAACTcatcataaattaaattttgtaccGTTTTTAAGGCAATTGGTCGCTcttgaaattattttattaactttAATTAGCTATTGCCTTGTTCATATTgaatactataatttaatttggCTTGattgtaatttaaaaaatattttatttttgaccTTCACATTCCTAACACGGCTATAGTTCTCTTTGGCTACCAATTTagtgattatatatttatatgcatTCAAAAGAAATTATGAACTTCACAATCTTACCTAAAAAAAATTCTagagtttttctttcatttacaGAGTCGAGTAAGTAGAAAAAGAATTGGGCTGGGTCGGGCCAACTCGGGCTGGGCCATCTAGCCCAAGGGTAAAAACCATGCGGGTCAAATTAATTGTTTTCCGTATAAATTTTACAGTCCTtcactaaattttaaattgtctAGTAATatcaaatatagtaaaataaaattattaattctgaaatagaaaatattaatttttcaataattAGTGATAAATTAAACTACTTTCACGGATTTAGGTCATAATATTTTGCATGATTCAAGATACAAAACGTGGACATGATTTGAACGGATTATCATGGTTTACATACACTACATAATTTTAGGTTAAGAGTAATATGGTAATCCCCAtatctcataatagatgtcacaaaaaatgtcacattttattttttaaaaaaagttttctctcacattaatataaatatactattttctctcttcaacctaacacacaaaataacatctcttaAAATCCTGTGTCACTTCCTAAGTGTGCCAtatattatgagacggaggaaTTACTATAATCaagcaaaataaaatacaatatcaatattaaatttttgtttataaatgcGTTTATAAATAAGAATAATAGAATCCAAAAGGCATATGCTACATGTGTTAGATTAGATTAGCTCAAATAGCTGGAGATATGATCCAGCAACTCCAACTCCCTAAATTTGCGTTTGTTTTttcaaattcaaacaattaTTGAACAATCGTTTACTCCTCTTCCACACCTTCTCTCTCTCAACTTTGATCCTAGGGTTTGTTTTTTGTATGAACAATATCTACCCCTCATTTTTGttgcttcaattttgatgaTATATAAACACATTCACGCAATTCCGTTATCTGCCCCTCTATTCCAGCTCAATTTGATGAAATTCCCCCGATTCCAATTGCATTAACGAATCTCCCTCAATTTCTGAGCGCGTTTCTGAGCGGGGGCGGTTTCGATCTGCTAATCGCAGGATCAGCAGGAATGATCGATTCCCAAAGCAATTTTTCGAATTCGTGTTTTGATCATAATGAAGGCTACTGAAATCCTGCGCAGTTCGTCGGCTCCCAACGCTTTGTTCGAGTCGTTTTCAACGTCGTCTGCGCCATCGATTTCCATGGCGGCGCCGCGGGGCGTGTACGCGGAGAGCGGCGGCGGGGGGAGGGCGTTGGATGAGGACAGGGAGAGGAATGCGGATTCGCCGACGGACAAGAAATACAGGGCGGAAAAATCGCCGCCCTCGAGGTGGGAATTCGTGGCGGCGTTGGGGGTATTTCTGTCATTTTCGTCGGCTCTGTTGTTTATTTACCTTACGATGCCCGCAGCGGATTACAATATCCTCAAGCTGCCTCGCACTCTTGCAGATCTTCGCTTGCTCAAGTTAAGAGCTTttcttattttagtttttaaatttaaattggtTGCTCGATTGATATTTTTAGGCTGGATATTGATCGATGGTAGGTATAGCTTTAGCCCAATTTGCTTTTAAATGTGTTTCGATTTGGATTCTGAGGGTTGTATTATGCAGTGTTGTATGTGTCTATTCATGAGATAGAGTTAGACAGTTGGCTAAAAGTGAAAGAAACAGACTATATGTGATCAAAAATCCGAGACTCTACTCAATTTGCTTTTAAATGCGTTGCCAATTTGTATTTTTGAGAATTGTGTTTTGCCGAATTGGAATTTggtttattgatgagatagagTTAGCAGAATGTAGGAGCAGTGGCCGAGAATCCAAGAGTGATCATGGCAATGCACCTTGATTGTGCTGTTTGTAACCATTTTTCGGAGTTCTACAACATAATTTGGAATAAGGTGAAAAGAATAGTAAAGGAGAAATTAAGATTAAAATGTCTAGTATATAGggtttattgatttattttagcATAGAAATTAGATCGATGATTGATAGCTTTAGCTCAATTTGCATTGGAATGTGGTTCCTATTTTTGTTTTGAAGAATTGCATGTTGCTTACttgatattttgtttattgttgaTAAAGAGTTAGAATGTAAGAGCACAAAATATATGTCACTGAGAGTCCGAGATTATGATCATGGCAATTCACTTTGATTAGCTTTGTTTTAAATCATTTTTCGGAGTTTCACACCAGAACATGCTAAGTTAAAGAATGATATTTCAAGTTCATCTCCTGCCAAAAACAGACTAACATTTATGAGAAATGTAAGAAACTCAACTTGCATAAGCTATATTGTGTAGATACCATTAGTTCTACTCAATTCTGTTTGGATTTTTGTAATGGTAGCATTGTGACATTTATATCGTGTTCCAGAGATCATCTTGGTAGTTATGCCCGACACTACCCAGCAAAGTTCATTCTTGGTTACTGTTcgacatacatattcatgcagACATTTATGATACCAGGGACAATTTTCATGTCCTTGCTAGCTGGAGCTCTTTTTGGAGTTGGCCGAGGCCTCTTTTTGGTTGTCTTTAATGCCACTGCTGGTGCATCGTCTTGCTATTTTCTGTCTAAACTAATTGGCAAACCCATTGTTGTCTGGTTGTGGCCTGAAAAGCTGCGATACTTTCAGACAGAGGTGCGCTTCTCTCTCCCCTTTTGATCTCAAGTCGCAAGTATCCTATGTAATATCCCCACGATTCATTTGATCAATGTGGTGTGGTGCTGTGCTGTGCCTGTTTGGCTATCGTGTTAAAATGGATGAACGGGAGAGAAAACTAGTTAGTCtactatgtgtgtgtgtgagataAAAATGGCTTATGTATAGGTTAAATGTGGACACCTTGGATTTTGCTTACTTTTTAAGTATGTTAGATGCATCAATGATTCTGGATATGTTAGCTAGTCCCGTTATCCAGAACTTTTTGACTTTGACATGCTGATATTTGTCTTTTATTGATAGCAGATAGGGAGGCATAGAGACAAGTTGCTCAACTACATGCTCTTCCTGCGAGTTACCCCAACATTGCCCAATCTTTTCATCAATTTGGCTTCACCAATTGTAGATATCCCATTTTATATCTTCTTTCTCGCAACAGTCATCGGTCTCATACCAGCCTCCTATATTACTGTCAGTGTAAGTCTTTTCACTTTCCTCAGTCATACATATCTCTTTCGAAGTTTATTATGGCTATTGGAATTGATTGGATAAGCATGCCTCGTTTTCATTGTTTAGGCTGGGCTTGCACTTGGAGATCTAAAGTCGGTGAAAGATCTATACGATTACAAGACCTTGGCTGTGCTTTTCCTCATTGGGTCTGTTTTATTATTCCCAACCCTCCGGAAGAGCAAAGCAAGTGTATGAATGGATCGGGTCGTGTATTTCCACCCGTCTCAGAGGAGTCCTGGGAACAAAAGGATTCCTTCATCCGGGTGAGTATTGAAGGCTATTCATTTATTGTTTGAAGATAACACAGCAGAAATTGTGAGATTTTATATTGAGACATGAAGCAACACATGATGTTgctgtatgtatatatatttattcaacTCAAATTTCTAATGTCAGCTTATAGAAATAGTTATTCTTGTGTTTGATCCATACATCATTATTCAGGGGTTATGCTATTCTCATAGATTATTGTGTTCATTTATACTACTTATCTCATTTACCTCAATGAATACACATTTGTATCATAACCAAATCTTGAAGAATACATAAATGAGACATAATATCAGAATATAAAAATTCGACACAACATAACAACAAACAAGGAAAAACTGCCCAACAGTTACACCTGAAAATATTGCCATAGATAGAAACGAACATCTATTTCAATGTTGGTACGAAGCAACATTTCTGCCATTTCTATAAATTGGAAACACATTTCTAATCTTCTTCAAGTCATTAACAACCTCTGCCATCGACATGCGATCTCTTGGAAGCTGCATTGAGCATCTCACTCCAATCCTCAGAATTGAAACAATGCAATCCCAATACTTTTCATCCACATTAAGTTCTTGATGCAGAAATGGATCCACTACTTCCATTACACGGTCCTTCAAGGCAGTGCTAACCAAGTCTTGGTGATTTAGGCACCCATTAAATGCATCACTTGTTGGTCTTTTGTTTGTGAACATCTCAAGCAAAAGCACTCCGTAACTGTGTACATCTCTCCTTGCGTTGATGCAATGTAGTTCATGCCATACTCTAAGCCAAATACATAGGCAAATTAGCTGTATACATATAAAGAAAAACTTGATAGTTAAAGAGTCTAAAGTTTGAAGTAAACCTGGAGCAAAGTAGCCTATGGTACCCATTACTGCTGATGAACTGCTTCCTTCTGTGGATGCCAAGCTCTGTGAAACAATTTTGGCTAATCCAAAATCACCAACTTTGGCCACCATGTCTTGATCCAAGAGAATGTTACTCGGCTTCAAATCTCCATGAATAACTACGGAGTCAGTAGCGCAATGCAAGTACTCAACTGCAGATGCAATATCAATAGCAATATTCAGTCTCTGAATAGCACTGAGAGCTCCCTTGCCTTCATTCTCATAATGCAGCCAATTCTCGAGGCTTCCGTTGCCCACAAATTCATACACCAAAGCCTTAAAATCATTCCCTTGAAAATCAGTGCTGTCACGTACACTCACAATCTTGAGCAAGTTTCTGTGTCGTATGCCTCTCAATGCATTGGATTCTGATGCCAAACTCTTACAAGCTCCTCTTACATTGAGATTAAGAAACCTTCACTGCTACATCTGTctgctcatcatcatcattgaTAGTTCCTTTATACACATGTCCAAATCTACCTGCACCCACTAGATTCGTCTCCGAGAATCCATTTGTGGCATACAAGAGATCTCCGTAAGATAGCCTCAAAAACTCCAGCAGTTGGAATATTGAGGTTCCAACATTTTGCAATGTTCGTCGCTTGTAGATAATGATCACACATAAGCACACTGCAATCGCTAGGCATATGGCTCCGACAATAGTTGGGATCAAGATTTTCCCAAAACTTTTCTTGTTGGATTTTTGTGAGGATAGACAAGAAGATAGGTTCATAGTTGCAATACCTCCGCACAAATCTTGGTTTCCTTTAAGTGAGATTGCACTCTCATTTTGGAAAACTCCAAGAGTTGGGACTTCACCTTGCAGGTTATTGAAAGAAATGTTGAGATACAACAAGCGAATCTCAACCAGAAATCTCAACCAGAAATCTTGGAATCACTCCTGAAAGGTTATTCTGTGAAAGATCCAAATATTCTAAACCTCTCAAAGCCCTCAAACTATCAGGTATCTCACCTTGAAAAGAATTTCTCTCTAGGTGAAGCAAGCTGAGCATCACACAACTCCCCAAAGAAGGAGGAATGGTTCCGGATAATCTATTGTGGGACAAGTCCATGTATCCAAGATTTCTCAAAGCCCCAACTTCTGATGGAATAGTACCCGTCAAAACGTTGTGAGATAGGTCAAGTCCAATGGAGATGGAGGAAAGCTTGATGATTTCAGGAGGTATTAAGCCACTGAAGTTATTGTATGAAAGATTTAATTCTGACAAGTTGGTACAGTTTGCAAGACTTTGAGGTATACTCCCAGAAAGATTATTTAATGCTAAGGAAAGAGCGTTCAACAAAGTCAAGTTGCCCAATGAAAATGGCTTCTCATTTGTCAGTCTATTTTCATGGATAGTGATATATTGCAAGTTATGGAGTTTTCCAATGGAGGAAGGAATCAGGCCTTTTAGATTATTGGTATCAGCTAATAAACTAGTGAGACCAACAAGGTCTGTTAGCACAGCACCCACTTCTATGCTTTCAATTAGGGAAGAGTTAGAAAGCGAAGCTGGAAGCGCTCCACTGAAATTATTATAATTCAAATAAAGGCGCCTCAACTTAGGAAGTGTAGAGCATATGTCGACAGGTATGTTTCCA carries:
- the LOC121780662 gene encoding uncharacterized membrane protein At4g09580-like, which produces MKATEILRSSSAPNALFESFSTSSAPSISMAAPRGVYAESGGGGRALDEDRERNADSPTDKKYRAEKSPPSRWEFVAALGVFLSFSSALLFIYLTMPAADYNILKLPRTLADLRLLKDHLGSYARHYPAKFILGYCSTYIFMQTFMIPGTIFMSLLAGALFGVGRGLFLVVFNATAGASSCYFLSKLIGKPIVVWLWPEKLRYFQTEIGRHRDKLLNYMLFLRVTPTLPNLFINLASPIVDIPFYIFFLATVIGLIPASYITVSAGLALGDLKSVKDLYDYKTLAVLFLIGSVLLFPTLRKSKASV
- the LOC121781385 gene encoding receptor kinase-like protein Xa21, which gives rise to MWNGVSCSKRHPGRVVSLFLQSQGLVGLLSPNIGNLSFLRVIDLQNNTFSCLIPQEIGRLRRLQVIEFSNNSFGGGIPTNLSQCTSLYYLNLIDNKLTGGIVPEIASLVRLQHLGLSVNMLSGTIPPFLGNLTDLLRRSLGTCQFQGEIPESLTRLSRLWFLVMSDDGLTGSIPLGLFNPPSVEHFGFDFNRLNGNIPVDICSTLPKLRRLYLNYNNFSGALPASLSNSSLIESIEVGAVLTDLVGLTSLLADTNNLKGLIPSSIGKLHNLQYITIHENRLTNEKPFSLGNLTLLNALSLALNNLSGSIPQSLANCTNLSELNLSYNNFSGLIPPEIIKLSSISIGLDLSHNVLTGTIPSEVGALRNLGYMDLSHNRLSGTIPPSLGSCVMLSLLHLERNSFQGEIPDSLRALRGLEYLDLSQNNLSGVIPRFLVEISG
- the LOC121781261 gene encoding NAC domain-containing protein 30-like; amino-acid sequence: MDMESCVPPGFRFHPTEEELLGYYLKRKIDDLKIDLDVIIEVDLYNIEPWDIHDRCKFGYEEQNEWYFFSHKDRKYPTGTRTNRATTAGFWKATGRDKAVLSKDKIIGMRKTLVFYKGRAPNGRKTDWIMHEYRLQTSEHGPPQEEGWVVCRAFKKPNPSHKQGYDAWSYMRSNMSNASSINNNNNYCYRPPSYPNMPNFDQNLNLHHQPTFMAKSLGQIVEIPKLDSPSMSTSFANEEAHEDIKSGFGSHFSSFDYKHQMMGTTSFDYANMAPLVPHGDELDDQSHLSHVLECFPDL